A window of Hyperolius riggenbachi isolate aHypRig1 chromosome 1, aHypRig1.pri, whole genome shotgun sequence contains these coding sequences:
- the LOC137560849 gene encoding uncharacterized protein: SSSSSLSSISSSSSSISSSSSSSSSSSSSSSSSSSSSSSSSSSSSSSSSSSSSSSSSSSSSSSSSSSSSSSSSSSSSSSSSSSSSSSSSSSSSSSSSSSSSSSSSSSSSSSSSSSSSSSSSSSSSSSSSSSSSSSSSSSSSSSSSSSSSSSSSSSSSSSSSSSSSSSSSSSSSSSSSSSYSSSSSSSSSSSSSSSSSSSSSSSSSSSSSSSSSSSSSSSSSSSSSSSSSSSSSSSSSSSSSSSSSSSSSSSSSSSSSSSSSSSSSSSSSSSSSSSSSSSSSSSSSSSSSSSSSSSSSSSSSSSSSSSSSSSSSSSSSSSSSSSSSSSSSSSSSSSSSSSSSSSSSSSSSSSSSSSSSSSSSSSSISSSSSGTSTKSSS, from the exons tcttcttcttcttctttatcttctatatcttcttcttcttcttctatatcttcttcttcttcttcatcttcttcttcttcttcttcatcttcttcatcttcatcttcttcatcttcatcttcttcatcttcttcatcttcatcttcttcatcttcttcttcatcttcttcatcttcttcatcttcatcttcttcatcttcttcttcatcttcttcatcttcatcttcttcatcttcttcttcttcttcttcttcatcttcttcttcatcttcttcatcttcttcttcatcttcttcatcttcatcttcttcatcttcttcttcatcttcttcatcttcttcatcttcatcttcttcatcttcttcttcatcttcttcatcttcatcttcttcatcttcttcttcttcttcttcttcttcttcttcatcttcttcttcatcttcttcatcttcttcttcatcttcttcatcttcatcttcttcatcttcttcatcttcatcttcttcatcttcttcttcatcttcttcatcttcttcatattcatcttcttcatcttcttcttcatcttcttcatcttcatcttcttcatcttcttcttcttcttcttcttcttcttcttcttcttcttcttcatcttcttcttcatcttcttcatcttcttcttcatcttcttcatcttcatcttcttcatcttcatcttcatcttcatcttcttcatcttcttcttcatcttcttcttcttcttcttcttcttcttcttcatcttcttcttcatcttcttcatcttcttcttcatcttcttcatcttcatcttcatcttcatcttcttcatcttcttcttcatcttcttcatcttcttcatcttcatcttcttcatcttcttcttcatcttcttcatcttcatcttcttcatcttcttcttcttcttcttcttcttcttcttcttcatcttcttcttcatcttcttcatcttcttcttcatcttcttcttcatcttcttcatcttcttcttcatcttcttcatcttcttcttcatcttcttcatcttcttcttcatcttcttcatcttcttcttcttcttcatcttcttctatatcgtcttcttc gtcagggacctccaccaagtcctcctcc